One window of the Bradyrhizobium sp. NP1 genome contains the following:
- a CDS encoding class I SAM-dependent methyltransferase → MDPFADPQAVTRYTEGPPRIVPGYDAMQRMTTLLLAERVQANARILVLGAGGGLELKAFAQAHPRWTFDGVDPAAEMLKLAERVLGPLASRARLHRGYIVDAPNGPFDAATCLLTLHYLTDEERRRTVAEVHRRLKPGAPFVVAHFSIPQGEGERALWLSRYAAFVVASGIEPDKAANARAAIDTQLTILTPEQDEAILREAGFSNISLFYAGFTFRGWVGYA, encoded by the coding sequence ATGGACCCGTTCGCTGATCCGCAAGCCGTGACCCGGTACACCGAAGGACCGCCACGAATCGTCCCGGGCTACGACGCCATGCAACGCATGACGACGCTTTTGCTTGCGGAGCGCGTCCAGGCCAATGCCCGGATACTGGTTCTCGGCGCCGGCGGAGGACTGGAGCTGAAAGCCTTCGCGCAGGCGCATCCGCGCTGGACCTTCGACGGCGTCGACCCGGCTGCTGAAATGCTGAAGCTGGCCGAACGGGTGCTGGGACCGCTCGCCTCGCGCGCGCGTCTGCACCGCGGCTACATCGTCGACGCGCCCAACGGGCCGTTCGATGCCGCGACCTGTCTCCTGACATTGCACTACCTGACCGACGAAGAGCGGCGACGGACCGTGGCCGAAGTCCATCGCCGTCTCAAGCCTGGCGCACCCTTCGTCGTCGCTCACTTCAGCATTCCGCAGGGCGAAGGCGAGCGCGCGCTTTGGCTGTCGCGATATGCCGCCTTTGTGGTCGCGTCCGGCATCGAGCCCGACAAGGCGGCGAACGCCCGCGCGGCGATCGACACGCAGTTGACCATCCTCACACCGGAGCAGGATGAAGCAATCCTGCGTGAAGCGGGCTTCTCGAACATCAGCCTGTTCTATGCCGGCTTCACATTCCGCGGCTGGGTGGGCTACGCCTGA
- the maiA gene encoding maleylacetoacetate isomerase, with protein MKFFSFWRSQASFRVRIALNLKNLPTEVIFVDLDADAQHADEFRRINPQMALPALVEDDGTVLFQSLAIIEYLEEKYPDSPLLPADIKGRARVRGLALIVACEGHPLLVPRVRRYLDRELNLRDEQQTAWRRHWVIETLTALEGHLADNKDTGRFCHGDAPTLADICMVGHAAVAGMLEMDLKRWPTVKRIYETAMALPAFASAHPLVQPDTPEAMRVRPPG; from the coding sequence ATGAAATTCTTCTCCTTCTGGCGATCGCAGGCGAGCTTTCGCGTCCGCATCGCGCTCAACCTGAAGAACCTCCCCACCGAGGTAATCTTCGTCGACCTCGATGCCGACGCGCAGCACGCCGACGAATTCCGCCGCATCAATCCGCAGATGGCACTGCCGGCCCTGGTCGAGGACGACGGCACGGTGCTGTTCCAGTCGCTCGCCATCATCGAATATCTCGAGGAGAAATATCCGGATTCGCCGCTGCTGCCGGCGGACATCAAGGGCCGCGCGCGCGTGCGCGGGCTTGCCCTGATCGTCGCCTGCGAAGGGCATCCACTGCTGGTGCCGCGGGTGCGCCGCTATCTCGACCGCGAACTGAATCTGCGCGACGAGCAGCAGACGGCGTGGCGGCGCCACTGGGTCATCGAGACGCTGACCGCGCTGGAAGGCCATCTCGCTGACAACAAGGACACCGGGAGGTTCTGCCATGGCGACGCGCCGACGCTCGCCGACATCTGCATGGTCGGCCATGCCGCCGTGGCGGGGATGCTCGAGATGGATCTGAAGCGCTGGCCGACGGTGAAGCGCATCTACGAGACCGCGATGGCGCTGCCTGCCTTTGCCAGCGCCCATCCGCTGGTGCAGCCTGATACGCCCGAGGCGATGCGGGTGAGGCCGCCCGGCTAA
- a CDS encoding glutathione S-transferase N-terminal domain-containing protein — protein MFLIGQYDSPFVRRVAIAMRFYGLTFQHKPWSTFGDADKIAPYNPLRRVPTLVLDDGETLIETTAILDYLDELAGPDKAMLPARGMERRHQLRLCALASGLSDKSVSLVYESVLRKEQLKLWVDRCEAQISGALDVLEKERATAATPFLFGERIGHSDIAVACALRFTGEAHPELYKVDRYPRLAAHAAACEALPPFKEIHQPLSPPNG, from the coding sequence ATGTTTCTCATCGGCCAATACGACTCTCCCTTCGTCCGTCGCGTCGCGATCGCGATGCGGTTCTATGGGCTCACTTTCCAGCACAAGCCGTGGTCGACCTTCGGCGATGCCGACAAGATCGCGCCCTATAACCCGTTGCGCCGCGTGCCGACGCTGGTGCTCGACGACGGCGAGACGCTGATCGAAACCACCGCGATCCTGGATTATCTCGATGAGCTCGCAGGGCCGGACAAGGCGATGCTGCCGGCTCGCGGCATGGAGCGGCGGCATCAGCTCCGCCTCTGCGCGCTGGCGAGCGGGCTGAGCGACAAGTCGGTGAGCCTTGTCTACGAAAGCGTGCTGCGCAAGGAGCAGTTGAAGCTCTGGGTCGACCGCTGCGAGGCGCAGATTTCGGGTGCGCTCGACGTGCTGGAGAAGGAGCGCGCCACGGCCGCGACGCCCTTCCTGTTCGGCGAGCGCATCGGCCATTCCGACATCGCGGTCGCCTGCGCGCTGCGCTTCACCGGCGAAGCGCATCCCGAGCTCTACAAGGTGGACCGCTATCCGCGGCTTGCGGCGCATGCGGCGGCCTGCGAGGCGCTGCCGCCGTTCAAGGAAATCCACCAGCCGCTGAGCCCGCCGAACGGGTGA